One region of Triticum aestivum cultivar Chinese Spring chromosome 6B, IWGSC CS RefSeq v2.1, whole genome shotgun sequence genomic DNA includes:
- the LOC123136741 gene encoding lipoxygenase 2.3, chloroplastic — translation MIHLKQPLVLSAQSSNVASPPLFATAAAASGQQRRASGAGRSRSGRRLTARRISCASTEEAVGVSTSMTTKERSLTVTAVVTAQAPTSVYVARGLDDIQDLFGKTLLLELVSSELDPKTGREREKVKGFAHMTLKEGTYEAKMSVPASFGPVGAVLVENEHHREMFIKDIKLITGGDESTAITFDVASWVHSKFDDPEPRAFFTVKSYLPSQTPPGIEALRKKELEKLRGDGHSERKFHERVYDYDTYNDLGDPDKNMDHKRPVLGTKEHPYPRRCRTGRPKTLYDPETEKRSSPVYVPRDEQFSDVKGRTFSATTLRSGLHAILPALAPLLNNSQCFLHFPAIDALYSDGIPLPVDGHGGTSFNVINDVIPRVVQMIEDTTEHVLRFEVPEMLERDRFSWFRDEEFARQTLAGLNPICIRRLTEFPIVSKLDPAVYGPAESALTKEVLEKMMNGRMTVEEAVEKKRLFLLDYHDVFLPYVHRVRELPDTTLYGSRTVFFLSEEGTLMPLAIELTRPQSPTKPQWKRAFTHGPDATESWLWKLAKAHVLTHDTGYHQLVSHWLRTHACVEPYIIATNRQLSRMHPVHRLLHPHFRYTMEINALAREALINADGIIEEAFWPGRYSIELSSVAYGAAWQFNTEALPEDLVSRGLAVRRDDGELELAIKDYPYADDGLLIWGSIKQWASDYVDVYYKSDEDVAGDEELQAWWEEVRTKGHADKKDEPWWPVCDSKENLVQILTIIMWVTSGHHAAVNFGQYHYAGYFPNRPTVVRRNIPVEESRDDEMKKFMARPEEVLLQSLPSQMQAIKVMATLDILSSHSPDEEYMGEYAEPAWLAEPMVKAAFEKFSGRLKEVEGTIDQRNNNPENKNRCGAGIVPYELLKPFSEPGVTGRGIPNSISI, via the exons ATGATCCATCTGAAGCAGCCGCTGGTGCTCTCCGCGCAGAGCAGCAATGTTGCCTCGCCACCGCTCTTCGCCACGGCGGCGGCCGCGAGCGGCCAGCAGAGGCGGGCGTCCGGCGCCGGGAGGAGCCGCTCTGGGCGCCGGCTCACGGCGCGCAGGATAAGCTGCGCGTCGACCGAGGAGGCCGTCGGCGTCTCGACGTCCATGACGACCAAGGAGAGGTCGCTGACGGTGACGGCCGTCGTGACCGCGCAGGCGCCGACCTCCGTGTACGTCGCCCGGGGCCTCGACGACATCCAGGACCTCTTCGGCAAGACGCTGCTGCTCGAGCTCGTCAGCTCCGAGCTCGACCCCA AGACGGGAAGGGAGAGGGAGAAAGTGAAGGGGTTCGCGCACATGACGCTCAAGGAGGGGACGTACGAGGCCAAGATGTCGGTGCCGGCGTCGTTCGGGCCGGTGGGCGCGGTGCTGGTGGAGAACGAGCACCACAGGGAGATGTTCATCAAGGACATCAAGCTCATCACCGGCGGCGACGAGAGCACCGCCATCACCTTCGACGTCGCCTCCTGGGTGCACTCCAAGTTCGACGACCCCGAGCCGCGCGCCTTCTTCACCGTCAAG TCATACCTGCCGTCGCAAACGCCGCCGGGAATCGAGGCGCTgaggaagaaggagctggagaAGCTGCGTGGCGACGGGCACAGCGAACGCAAGTTCCACGAGCGCGTCTACGACTACGACACGTACAACGACCTCGGCGACCCGGACAAGAACATGGACCACAAACGCCCGGTGCTGGGCACCAAGGAGCACCCCTACCCTCGCCGGTGCCGCACCGGCCGGCCCAAGACCCTCTACG ACCCGGAGACGGAGAAGAGGAGCTCGCCGGTGTACGTGCCGCGCGACGAGCAGTTCTCGGACGTCAAGGGGCGGACGTTCAGCGCGACGACGCTGCGGTCGGGGCTGCACGCCATCCTGCCGGCGCTGGCGCCGCTGCTCAACAACTCGCAGTGCTTCTTGCACTTCCCGGCCATCGACGCCCTCTACAGCGACGGCATCCCGCTCCCCGTCGACGGGCACGGCGGCACCTCCTTCAACGTCATCAACGACGTCATTCCCCGTGTCGTCCAGATGATCGAGGACACCACCGAGCACGTCCTCCGCTTCGAGGTTCCCGAGATGCTTGAGA GGGACCGATTTTCGTGGTTCAGAGACGAGGAGTTCGCAAGGCAGACGCTCGCCGGGCTCAACCCTATCTGCATCCGCCGCCTCACG GAATTCCCCATCGTGAGCAAGCTCGACCCGGCGGTGTACGGGCCGGCGGAGTCGGCGCTGACCAAGGAGGTCCTGGAGAAGATGATGAACGGGCGGATGAcggtggaggaggcggtggagaagaAGCGGCTGTTCCTGCTGGACTACCACGACGTGTTCCTGCCGTACGTGCACAGGGTGCGCGAGCTGCCGGACACGACGCTGTACGGGTCCCGCACCGTCTTCTTCCTGAGCGAGGAGGGCACGCTGATGCCGCTGGCCATCGAGCTGACGCGGCCGCAGTCGCCGACCAAGCCGCAGTGGAAGCGCGCCTTCACGCACGGCCCCGACGCCACCGAGTCGTGGCTGTGGAAGCTGGCCAAGGCGCACGTGCTGACCCACGACACCGGCTACCACCAGCTGGTCAGCCACTGGCTGCGCACGCACGCCTGCGTCGAGCCCTACATCATCGCCACCAACCGGCAGCTCAGCCGGATGCACCCGGTGCACCGCCTGCTGCACCCGCACTTCCGCTACACCATGGAGATCAACGCGCTGGCCAGGGAGGCGCTCATCAACGCCGACGGCATCATCGAGGAGGCCTTCTGGCCGGGGAGGTACTCCATCGAGCTCAGCTCCGTCGCCTACGGCGCGGCCTGGCAGTTCAACACGGAGGCGCTGCCGGAGGACCTCGTCAGCCGGGGGCTGGCCGTGCGCAGGGAcgacggcgagctcgagctcgccatCAAGGACTACCCGTACGCCGACGACGGGCTGCTCATCTGGGGCTCCATCAAGCAGTGGGCGTCCGACTACGTGGACGTCTACTACAAGTCGGACGAGGAcgtggccggcgacgaggagctgcagGCGTGGTGGGAGGAGGTGCGCACCAAGGGGCACGCGGACAAGAAGGACGAGCCGTGGTGGCCCGTGTGCGACTCCAAGGAGAACCTCGTCCAGATCCTCACCATCATCATGTGGGTCACGTCCGGCCACCACGCCGCCGTCAACTTCGGGCAGTACCATTACGCCGGGTACTTCCCCAACCGTCCGACGGTGGTGCGGAGGAACATCCCGGTGGAGGAGAGCCGGGACGACGAGATGAAGAAGTTCATGGCCAGGCCGGAGGAGGTGCTGCTGCAGAGCCTCCCCTCGCAGATGCAGGCCATCAAGGTGATGGCGACGCTGGACATCCTCTCCTCGCACTCCCCCGACGAGGAATACATGGGAGAGTACGCCGAGCCGGCGTGGCTGGCAGAGCCCATGGTGAAGGCGGCATTCGAGAAGTTCAGTGGCAGGCTCAAGGAGGTGGAGGGCACCATCGACCAGCGAAACAACAACCCGGAGAACAAGAACAGGTGTGGCGCCGGCATCGTGCCGTACGAGCTGCTCAAGCCGTTCTCAGAACCAGGGGTCACTGGGAGGGGCATCCCCAACAGCATCTCCATCTGA